Proteins from one Devosia chinhatensis genomic window:
- a CDS encoding aa3-type cytochrome c oxidase subunit IV, giving the protein MAKKTAEPHPAPVLESGMDYAEHEKTYFGFVQAVKWSIYGTAALLIVLYFLIIH; this is encoded by the coding sequence ATGGCCAAAAAGACTGCCGAACCCCACCCCGCTCCAGTACTGGAATCCGGCATGGACTACGCCGAGCATGAAAAGACCTATTTCGGCTTCGTGCAGGCGGTGAAGTGGTCGATCTACGGCACGGCGGCCCTACTGATCGTCCTCTACTTCCTGATCATCCATTGA
- a CDS encoding Re/Si-specific NAD(P)(+) transhydrogenase subunit alpha, giving the protein MKIAVLRERFEGESRVAATPEIVAKLIGLGAQVSIEQGAGIGSRIADDQYRAAGANIIGSVAETVGEADIILSVRRPSALAIKGASPGALLIGALDPYGNEREIAGLAQAGIVAISMEFMPRITRAQVMDILSSQANLAGYQAVIEAAAIFERAMPMMMTAAGTVRPAKAFVMGAGVAGLQAIATAKRLGAVVSATDVRAAAGEQVESLGAKFIMTEALKDASGAGGYARELTVDEQDAQAELVAGHISKQDIVITTALIPGRPAPKLVTRAMVESMAPGSVIVDLAAERGGNVELTQKDQVVSHNGVTILGHSNLAGHIPTTASQLYARNLLAFVETLIDRQEKKLAIDWDDELVKATVLTRDGAVVHPAFAGAVAADPVTPLPVPKAAPRKPAAVLEAKDSPAKTGATGKSPAPRKVGAKTKPADVVKAAAATPKKSTARKATTPKEGK; this is encoded by the coding sequence GTGAAGATTGCCGTCTTGCGCGAACGTTTCGAGGGGGAAAGCCGCGTAGCGGCGACCCCCGAGATTGTCGCCAAACTCATTGGCCTGGGCGCCCAGGTCAGCATTGAACAAGGTGCCGGCATCGGCTCCCGCATAGCCGATGACCAATACCGGGCGGCCGGCGCCAATATCATTGGCTCCGTCGCCGAAACGGTCGGCGAGGCCGACATCATCCTCTCCGTTCGCCGCCCCAGCGCCCTTGCCATCAAGGGGGCCAGTCCAGGCGCCCTGCTGATTGGCGCGCTCGATCCTTACGGCAACGAGCGCGAGATTGCTGGCTTGGCCCAGGCCGGCATTGTCGCGATCTCCATGGAATTCATGCCGCGCATCACCCGCGCCCAGGTCATGGATATCCTTTCCTCCCAGGCCAATCTTGCCGGCTACCAGGCAGTGATCGAGGCTGCCGCGATCTTCGAGCGGGCCATGCCGATGATGATGACGGCAGCGGGCACCGTCAGGCCCGCCAAGGCTTTCGTGATGGGCGCCGGCGTGGCGGGCCTGCAGGCCATCGCCACGGCCAAGCGACTGGGCGCGGTGGTTTCGGCCACCGACGTGCGTGCCGCCGCCGGCGAACAGGTGGAATCGCTTGGTGCCAAGTTCATCATGACCGAGGCCCTCAAGGATGCCTCCGGCGCGGGGGGCTATGCCCGCGAACTGACTGTGGACGAGCAGGACGCCCAGGCCGAGCTCGTCGCCGGCCATATATCCAAGCAGGACATCGTCATCACCACCGCCCTCATCCCGGGGCGACCAGCGCCCAAACTCGTGACCCGGGCGATGGTGGAAAGCATGGCTCCCGGTTCGGTCATCGTTGATCTCGCGGCAGAGCGGGGCGGCAATGTGGAATTGACGCAGAAGGACCAGGTCGTCAGCCATAACGGTGTGACCATACTGGGCCATTCCAACCTGGCGGGACATATCCCGACCACGGCCAGCCAGCTCTACGCGCGCAACCTGCTGGCCTTCGTCGAGACGCTGATCGACAGACAGGAAAAAAAGCTCGCTATCGACTGGGACGACGAGCTGGTCAAGGCCACCGTGCTCACCCGGGATGGCGCCGTGGTTCACCCCGCCTTTGCCGGTGCGGTAGCCGCAGACCCGGTGACGCCGCTCCCGGTCCCCAAGGCTGCGCCTCGTAAACCAGCTGCCGTCCTCGAAGCCAAGGATTCCCCGGCCAAGACGGGCGCAACCGGCAAGTCGCCCGCTCCCAGGAAAGTCGGCGCGAAGACGAAACCGGCCGATGTCGTAAAAGCGGCTGCGGCAACACCTAAGAAGTCGACTGCCCGAAAGGCCACCACACCGAAGGAAGGCAAATAG
- a CDS encoding proton-translocating transhydrogenase family protein, with the protein MDMSAIDPFTFRLAIFVLAIFVGYFVVWSVTPALHTPLMSVTNAISSVIVVGALLAVGVNMVHDASWVSKLFGFIALVFASVNIFGGFLVTQRMLAMYKKKG; encoded by the coding sequence ATGGATATGTCTGCAATCGACCCGTTCACCTTCCGCCTCGCCATTTTTGTGCTGGCGATCTTTGTGGGCTATTTCGTGGTCTGGAGCGTGACCCCGGCACTCCATACCCCTCTGATGAGTGTCACCAATGCGATTTCCTCGGTCATCGTGGTCGGGGCCCTTCTCGCGGTCGGCGTCAACATGGTTCATGACGCCAGCTGGGTCAGCAAGCTCTTCGGCTTCATCGCCCTTGTCTTTGCTTCGGTAAATATCTTCGGCGGCTTCCTCGTGACCCAGCGCATGCTGGCCATGTACAAGAAGAAGGGCTGA
- a CDS encoding NAD(P)(+) transhydrogenase (Re/Si-specific) subunit beta, with translation MDANIAALLYLVAGVLFILALRGLSSPRSARQGNTFGMVGMGIAILTTLAVAAPSDILSWLLIIGGLGLGGGIGAYIARSVKMTDMPQLVAAFHSLVGLAAVFVAAAALYAPEAFNIGEMGHIHAQALIEMSIGTAIGAFTFTGSVIAFAKLNGNMSGRPIILPARHLIHIGIGAAIIALVWAFTIAGDPWLFWVITLLALILGGLMIIPIGGADMPVVVSMLNSYSGWAAAGIGFTLGNTALIITGALVGSSGAILSYIMCKAMNRSFISVILGGFGGDTASAAAAGEDDRPVKQGAADDAAFLMKNAGKVIMVPGYGMAVAQAQHALREMADMLKASGVEVKYAIHPVAGRMPGHMNVLLAEANVPYDEVFELEDINSEFAQSDVAFVIGANDVTNPAAKTDKTSPIYGMPVLNVEDAGTVLFIKRGMAAGYAGVQNELFFRDNTMMLFGDAKKVTEDIVKALGH, from the coding sequence ATCGACGCAAATATCGCCGCCCTGCTCTATCTGGTCGCCGGCGTGCTCTTCATCCTTGCGCTGCGGGGCCTGTCCAGCCCGCGCTCCGCCCGCCAGGGCAATACGTTTGGCATGGTGGGCATGGGCATCGCCATCCTCACCACTCTTGCTGTGGCGGCGCCTTCCGACATTCTCAGCTGGCTCCTGATCATCGGCGGGCTCGGCCTGGGTGGCGGCATCGGCGCTTATATCGCCCGCTCGGTGAAGATGACCGACATGCCCCAGCTGGTCGCGGCTTTCCACTCGCTGGTCGGCCTCGCGGCCGTCTTCGTGGCTGCCGCCGCGCTTTATGCGCCGGAGGCCTTCAACATTGGCGAAATGGGCCATATCCATGCCCAGGCGCTGATCGAAATGTCCATCGGCACGGCCATCGGTGCCTTTACCTTTACCGGTTCGGTCATCGCTTTCGCCAAGCTCAACGGCAATATGAGCGGCCGCCCCATCATCCTGCCGGCACGGCACCTCATCCATATCGGCATCGGTGCCGCCATCATCGCCCTGGTCTGGGCCTTTACGATCGCCGGAGACCCCTGGCTCTTCTGGGTGATCACGCTGCTCGCCCTGATCCTGGGCGGCCTGATGATCATCCCGATCGGCGGCGCCGACATGCCGGTGGTGGTTTCCATGCTCAATTCCTATTCCGGCTGGGCGGCGGCAGGCATCGGCTTTACCCTGGGCAATACCGCGCTCATCATCACCGGGGCACTGGTGGGATCGTCGGGCGCGATCCTGTCCTACATCATGTGCAAGGCGATGAATCGCAGCTTCATCTCGGTGATCCTGGGTGGCTTTGGTGGCGATACCGCTTCGGCAGCGGCAGCCGGCGAGGATGATCGCCCGGTCAAGCAGGGGGCAGCGGACGACGCGGCCTTCCTCATGAAGAATGCCGGCAAGGTCATCATGGTGCCAGGATACGGCATGGCTGTGGCTCAGGCCCAGCATGCGCTGCGCGAGATGGCCGATATGCTCAAGGCGTCAGGGGTCGAGGTGAAATATGCCATTCACCCTGTGGCAGGCCGCATGCCGGGGCATATGAACGTGCTTCTGGCCGAAGCCAATGTGCCCTATGACGAAGTCTTCGAGCTCGAAGACATCAATTCCGAATTCGCCCAATCGGATGTTGCCTTCGTCATCGGCGCCAATGACGTGACCAATCCTGCCGCCAAGACTGACAAGACCTCGCCCATCTACGGCATGCCCGTGCTCAACGTCGAGGATGCCGGCACGGTGCTCTTCATCAAGCGCGGCATGGCCGCCGGCTATGCGGGCGTCCAGAACGAATTGTTCTTCCGCGACAATACCATGATGCTGTTCGGCGATGCCAAGAAGGTGACCGAAGACATCGTCAAGGCCTTGGGACACTGA
- a CDS encoding SlyX family protein, whose product MEHSERIEALETRIAYQDQTIEDLNAAITEQWKVIDLLTKKVVTLEEQVRSGAYIADPANDKPPPHY is encoded by the coding sequence TTGGAACACAGCGAACGGATCGAAGCGCTGGAGACGCGCATTGCCTATCAGGATCAGACGATCGAGGACCTCAATGCGGCGATTACCGAGCAATGGAAGGTCATCGACCTGCTGACCAAAAAAGTGGTGACGCTGGAGGAGCAGGTGCGCTCGGGCGCCTATATCGCCGATCCGGCAAACGACAAGCCGCCACCCCATTATTGA
- a CDS encoding DsbA family oxidoreductase: MTKMLKIDVFTDVVCPWCLVGSARLDQAIAALPDDVEVVIENHPFYLDPSVPTEGVDVDEMLRQKYGRDPAEMWARVEGEAQKSGIVLDLSKQPRMFNTAKAHTITRLSKPNGNQHELANAIADAYFLDHRQINDDNVLADIAVAFGWDRGDALDAINDETELAITAQLATSAAEQGIRGVPFFVFAEKYALSGAQPDEVFRQALEKTLSEL, encoded by the coding sequence ATGACCAAGATGCTCAAGATCGATGTGTTCACCGATGTGGTTTGTCCATGGTGTCTTGTCGGATCTGCGCGGCTGGATCAGGCGATCGCCGCTCTTCCTGACGATGTCGAGGTGGTTATCGAAAACCATCCGTTTTATCTTGACCCCTCTGTTCCCACCGAAGGCGTCGATGTGGACGAAATGCTGCGCCAGAAATATGGGCGCGATCCAGCCGAAATGTGGGCGCGGGTCGAGGGTGAGGCGCAGAAATCTGGCATCGTGCTCGATCTCAGCAAGCAGCCACGCATGTTCAACACCGCAAAGGCGCATACGATCACCCGGCTGTCCAAGCCCAATGGCAACCAGCATGAGCTGGCCAATGCCATCGCCGACGCCTACTTCCTCGATCATCGCCAGATCAATGACGACAATGTCCTGGCCGACATTGCCGTCGCCTTCGGCTGGGACCGCGGCGATGCCCTCGACGCCATAAACGACGAAACCGAATTGGCCATTACTGCGCAACTGGCGACCAGCGCTGCTGAACAAGGCATCCGCGGCGTACCATTCTTCGTGTTCGCAGAAAAATACGCGCTTTCGGGCGCGCAGCCTGACGAGGTGTTCAGGCAGGCGCTGGAAAAGACCCTTTCCGAACTCTGA
- a CDS encoding alpha/beta hydrolase: MTLLRRILIAVLVLVALGYGGVVGYMYFNQRALQYAATGPVIPLAETRLTAAKDIALPSGDGTINGWYQEPRSGMPVIIYYKGNSKSFSEEHERYETFVAEGYGFLAFDYRGFPASPGTISQDNILTDSLTAFDWAAEQGAPLLIWGRSLGSGPATFVGSQRDAQALLLETPFLSAVTVAGERYPYLPVTLVMQDQFPNNDWIRSVEEPVLVAHGTADTTIEVTNGERLYALAPNPDTVWIVPGAGHSDLWAAGIWDQAKPFFERALSR; this comes from the coding sequence GTGACGTTGCTGCGCCGTATCCTGATTGCCGTTCTGGTCCTTGTCGCGCTGGGTTATGGCGGGGTCGTCGGCTACATGTATTTCAACCAGCGCGCGCTCCAATATGCGGCCACCGGCCCTGTTATTCCGCTGGCAGAAACCCGGCTGACCGCGGCGAAAGATATCGCCTTGCCGTCTGGCGATGGCACCATCAATGGCTGGTATCAGGAGCCGCGCTCCGGCATGCCCGTCATCATCTACTACAAGGGCAATTCGAAGAGCTTCAGCGAGGAGCACGAACGCTACGAGACCTTCGTAGCCGAAGGCTATGGCTTCCTCGCCTTCGACTATCGCGGCTTTCCGGCTTCGCCCGGAACGATCAGCCAGGACAACATCCTCACCGATTCCTTGACCGCATTCGACTGGGCCGCCGAACAGGGTGCTCCGCTGCTCATCTGGGGGCGCTCGCTCGGATCGGGCCCGGCGACCTTCGTTGGTAGCCAGCGCGATGCGCAGGCGCTGCTGTTGGAAACGCCGTTCCTTTCGGCCGTGACTGTGGCCGGCGAACGCTATCCCTACCTGCCTGTGACGCTGGTGATGCAGGATCAGTTTCCCAACAATGACTGGATCCGCAGCGTCGAAGAGCCGGTATTGGTAGCGCATGGCACCGCCGACACGACGATCGAAGTGACCAATGGCGAACGCCTCTATGCGCTCGCTCCCAATCCGGACACAGTGTGGATCGTGCCTGGCGCCGGGCATTCCGATCTCTGGGCCGCCGGCATATGGGATCAAGCCAAGCCCTTTTTCGAGAGGGCCCTGTCCCGGTGA
- a CDS encoding multidrug effflux MFS transporter yields the protein MTSSAPVGMSARRTALIGGLMVATGPLSLTLYTPALPTIVADFATNDAAGKLSLTVYFAAFALAQLICGPLSDRFGRRGVGMAFFAIYVLGSLIAAIAPSLEVLFLGRFVQGFGVSAGVALSRAMVRDQFVGSQAIRILTMVNLILTVTPAVAPTLGSVILLFGSWHLMFVVMAGFGLAILALLGTSARETLPPENRQPINLRVILGNYRRLLMAPDFVFPALLLCLTFSGFHGFTALLPFILIDELGLTPFQFAMAMLVQTAAFILGNLVTGYLSTRIAGDRLVTIALVLLALSGLAFGILPRLYPLSILAIMAPVGIWMLGLAFISPSATTAAMAGFGAIAGAAGAMSGFFQVGGGFLGSLAAGTLFADARTALVLQLPFVAMLTIAVAMLDRWRKSRQ from the coding sequence GTGACATCTTCCGCACCGGTCGGCATGTCGGCGCGCCGCACGGCGCTGATCGGCGGGCTCATGGTGGCCACGGGGCCGCTGAGCCTGACGCTTTACACCCCCGCCTTGCCCACGATCGTTGCTGACTTTGCCACCAACGATGCCGCCGGCAAGCTGAGCCTCACCGTTTATTTCGCCGCTTTCGCGCTGGCCCAGTTGATTTGCGGCCCCCTGTCCGATCGGTTCGGGCGGCGCGGCGTGGGCATGGCGTTTTTCGCCATCTATGTGCTGGGCAGCCTTATCGCTGCCATCGCACCCAGCCTCGAAGTTCTGTTCCTCGGCCGGTTCGTGCAGGGCTTCGGTGTGTCGGCAGGGGTCGCGCTGTCGCGGGCGATGGTTCGCGACCAGTTCGTTGGCAGCCAGGCCATTCGCATTCTGACAATGGTCAATCTGATCCTGACCGTGACGCCAGCCGTGGCGCCGACCCTGGGCAGCGTCATCCTGTTGTTCGGGTCATGGCATCTGATGTTCGTGGTCATGGCCGGGTTCGGCCTCGCCATCCTTGCGCTTCTCGGCACCAGCGCGCGCGAGACGCTTCCCCCGGAAAACCGACAGCCCATCAATCTGCGCGTCATTCTGGGCAATTACCGACGCCTGCTGATGGCGCCCGACTTCGTCTTTCCAGCTCTGCTGCTCTGTCTGACCTTTTCGGGCTTTCACGGCTTTACCGCACTACTGCCATTCATTCTCATCGACGAACTGGGCCTCACACCATTTCAGTTCGCCATGGCCATGCTGGTACAGACCGCTGCGTTTATTCTGGGCAATCTGGTCACGGGCTATCTCTCGACCCGTATAGCTGGCGACAGACTGGTCACTATCGCACTCGTCCTTCTGGCCCTCAGCGGGCTGGCCTTCGGCATCCTGCCGCGCCTGTATCCGCTCTCCATTCTTGCCATCATGGCGCCGGTCGGCATCTGGATGCTGGGCCTGGCCTTCATCAGCCCCAGCGCCACGACGGCAGCCATGGCTGGCTTCGGCGCCATTGCCGGGGCGGCGGGGGCAATGAGCGGCTTCTTCCAGGTCGGTGGGGGCTTTCTGGGCTCGCTGGCCGCCGGAACGCTCTTTGCCGATGCCCGTACGGCCCTTGTGCTGCAATTACCCTTCGTCGCCATGCTGACGATTGCCGTGGCGATGCTGGATCGCTGGCGCAAGAGCAGGCAATAA
- the rpsU gene encoding 30S ribosomal protein S21 translates to MQVVVRDNNVDQALRALKKKLQREGVFREMKLRNYYEKPSEKKARQKAEAVRRARKLARKRAQREGGIAAAPSRPAPGRAAAGARS, encoded by the coding sequence TTGCAAGTAGTCGTTCGCGATAACAATGTTGACCAGGCGCTGCGCGCACTGAAGAAGAAGCTGCAGCGCGAAGGCGTCTTCCGCGAGATGAAGCTGCGCAATTATTACGAGAAGCCTTCTGAGAAGAAGGCTCGCCAGAAGGCCGAGGCCGTTCGTCGCGCCCGCAAGCTGGCTCGCAAGCGCGCACAGCGCGAAGGCGGCATCGCTGCTGCACCGAGCCGTCCGGCTCCGGGTCGCGCCGCTGCAGGCGCCCGCAGCTAA
- a CDS encoding alpha/beta fold hydrolase: MHTPLVFLPGLICDARLWRDVIDGLADTIAPMVADLRLDETIAEMAARTLAAAPPRFALAGLSMGGYVALEIMRQAPERVTHLALLDTSARADTEERRETRRKGIEMIGQGKFIGVSRGLLGSLVASHHLGTALAEEVQAMSERVGGNVYIRQQRAIIGRIDSLPYLEDIAVPTLVGVGALDKMTPPELAEEMARLIPQAELVTFPDAAHLPTMENPAPVIAAMRDWLAR; the protein is encoded by the coding sequence ATGCATACGCCCCTCGTCTTTCTTCCCGGTCTCATCTGCGACGCCCGCCTCTGGCGCGATGTTATCGACGGGTTGGCTGACACGATTGCCCCAATGGTCGCAGACCTCAGGCTCGACGAGACCATCGCCGAGATGGCCGCACGGACCCTTGCCGCTGCGCCTCCACGCTTCGCACTGGCAGGACTTTCCATGGGCGGCTATGTGGCGCTCGAAATCATGCGGCAGGCGCCCGAGCGGGTCACCCACCTTGCCTTGCTCGACACCTCGGCTCGGGCCGACACCGAAGAGCGGCGGGAAACCCGGCGCAAGGGCATCGAGATGATCGGACAGGGCAAGTTCATCGGCGTGTCGCGCGGCCTTCTGGGCAGCCTTGTGGCCTCCCACCATCTGGGCACAGCCCTTGCCGAAGAGGTGCAGGCCATGTCCGAACGCGTCGGCGGCAATGTCTATATCCGCCAGCAGAGGGCGATTATTGGCAGGATCGATTCCCTTCCCTATCTCGAGGACATTGCTGTGCCGACCTTGGTGGGGGTAGGCGCGCTCGACAAGATGACGCCCCCCGAGCTGGCCGAGGAAATGGCGCGCCTCATCCCGCAGGCGGAGCTGGTCACCTTCCCGGATGCGGCGCATCTCCCGACGATGGAAAATCCGGCTCCGGTGATCGCCGCGATGCGCGACTGGCTGGCGCGCTGA
- a CDS encoding 5-(carboxyamino)imidazole ribonucleotide synthase: MTEPTAPLAPGSTIGILGGGQLGRMLALAAARLGLKSHIYCPDAQSPAFDVTPLKTIAAYDDAEALRVFAGQVDVVTYEFENVPAATAEILAGLKPLRPGANALAISQDRLAEKTFLASKNIPVAPYRAVQSLEDLHAAVAALGLPAVLKTTRLGYDGKGQRVLRAPEDVEAAFAQLQPHPLVLEGFVPFEKEISVVVARGLDGTVRAFDAAENVHRYHILHTSTVPAAIPPGVEKHAAMLAKVIVVALDYVGVLGVEFFVLGGDRPTLMVNEIAPRVHNSGHWTEAVCLTDQFEQHIRAIAGWPLGDPQRMADVVMQNLIGDDVDVVPGGIDGDTQPHLYGKAEARPGRKMGHINRIVRS; encoded by the coding sequence TTGACCGAACCAACCGCACCCCTTGCTCCCGGCTCCACCATCGGCATCCTGGGCGGGGGGCAGCTTGGGCGCATGTTGGCGCTTGCCGCAGCCAGGCTCGGCCTCAAAAGCCATATCTATTGCCCGGATGCGCAAAGCCCGGCCTTCGACGTCACCCCGCTCAAGACCATTGCGGCCTATGACGATGCCGAGGCATTGAGAGTCTTTGCCGGCCAAGTGGACGTCGTCACCTACGAATTCGAGAATGTCCCCGCCGCCACGGCTGAAATCCTGGCGGGCCTCAAGCCGCTGCGTCCGGGCGCCAATGCGCTCGCCATCTCGCAGGACAGGCTGGCCGAGAAGACCTTCCTGGCCTCCAAGAACATTCCCGTAGCGCCTTATCGGGCCGTGCAGAGCCTTGAGGACCTGCATGCGGCCGTCGCCGCGCTTGGCCTGCCTGCGGTGCTCAAGACCACGCGGCTCGGCTATGACGGAAAGGGGCAGCGGGTGCTGCGCGCGCCGGAGGACGTCGAAGCAGCCTTCGCTCAATTGCAGCCTCATCCGTTGGTTCTTGAAGGTTTCGTGCCCTTCGAAAAGGAAATCTCGGTGGTGGTGGCGCGGGGACTGGACGGTACCGTGCGTGCCTTCGACGCCGCCGAGAACGTCCACCGGTACCACATCCTGCATACCAGCACAGTGCCCGCGGCGATCCCCCCCGGCGTCGAAAAGCACGCCGCCATGCTGGCCAAGGTCATTGTGGTGGCGCTCGATTATGTCGGCGTTTTGGGCGTGGAATTCTTCGTCCTGGGCGGGGACCGGCCGACGCTGATGGTCAATGAGATCGCGCCGCGCGTGCACAATTCAGGGCACTGGACCGAGGCCGTGTGCCTCACCGACCAGTTCGAGCAGCATATCCGCGCCATTGCAGGCTGGCCGCTAGGCGATCCGCAGCGCATGGCCGATGTGGTGATGCAAAACCTGATCGGCGATGACGTCGACGTTGTGCCCGGCGGCATCGATGGCGATACCCAGCCGCACCTCTATGGCAAGGCGGAGGCACGACCCGGCCGCAAGATGGGCCATATCAACCGCATCGTGCGAAGCTAG
- the purE gene encoding 5-(carboxyamino)imidazole ribonucleotide mutase, giving the protein MLKPAVAIVMGSQSDWPTMRLAAETLESLEIEYEARIVSAHRTPERMVDFATNAKTEGVQVIIAGAGGAAHLPGMIAAMTTLPVFGVPVRSKALNGMDSLYSIVQMPGGIPVGTLAIGEPGAINAALLAAAVLALSDEDLADRLEAHRARQTQSVPQFPSDLE; this is encoded by the coding sequence ATGCTCAAGCCAGCTGTTGCCATCGTCATGGGCAGTCAATCGGACTGGCCGACCATGCGATTGGCCGCCGAAACCCTGGAAAGCCTGGAAATCGAATACGAAGCGCGCATTGTCTCGGCGCATCGGACGCCCGAGCGCATGGTCGATTTTGCCACCAATGCCAAGACCGAAGGCGTCCAGGTGATCATCGCCGGAGCGGGCGGTGCCGCCCACTTGCCGGGCATGATCGCTGCCATGACCACCCTTCCGGTGTTTGGCGTGCCGGTGCGCTCGAAGGCTCTCAATGGGATGGATAGCCTTTATTCCATCGTGCAGATGCCTGGGGGCATTCCCGTCGGCACGCTGGCTATCGGCGAGCCGGGGGCCATCAACGCGGCCCTTCTGGCTGCGGCCGTGCTGGCGCTCAGCGATGAGGATCTCGCCGACCGCCTCGAGGCCCATCGCGCGCGCCAGACCCAATCCGTACCCCAGTTTCCGTCCGATCTCGAGTAG
- a CDS encoding YdcH family protein, whose product MLPLDKEQEAQLGLELATKRQEHADLDAAIHTLGQSQLADRMLIQRLKKRKLTLKDRIVQLENILLPDIIA is encoded by the coding sequence ATGCTGCCGCTCGACAAGGAACAGGAAGCCCAATTGGGCCTGGAACTGGCCACAAAACGCCAGGAACACGCGGATCTCGACGCGGCAATCCATACTTTGGGTCAGTCGCAATTGGCGGACCGGATGCTTATCCAGCGGCTCAAGAAGCGCAAGCTGACGCTCAAGGACCGCATCGTCCAGCTGGAAAATATTCTGCTGCCGGACATCATCGCCTAG
- a CDS encoding YdcH family protein yields MTTEGHIAALERRHMELDRQIQAETQNRLADDLMVSALKRRKLEVKDELYKLQSETRQ; encoded by the coding sequence ATGACGACTGAAGGCCACATCGCAGCGCTCGAACGGCGCCATATGGAACTGGACCGGCAGATTCAGGCAGAAACCCAGAATCGCCTCGCCGACGACCTGATGGTTTCCGCGCTCAAGCGCCGGAAACTCGAAGTGAAGGACGAACTCTACAAGCTCCAGAGCGAGACGCGGCAATAG